The DNA segment AACGAATTCTGCAGAAAAAGGAATGTATCCAGGGCAGGCCTCTCCCTTTATCTCTCGCCTGCCCGACCGCAGCAGGGTATCAAGCACATTATATTCCAGCGCTCTGTGCATTTTTCATATAGGCTGggcttttatgttttatgtacGCCAGCTCAGGGGAGAACAGCTGTGTGGGCGCCGCAGCCTGGGTAAGTTTAGGGGGAGAGGCAGAACTCATTTCGGTGGGAGAAGTGGAGCAGAATGCCAAACGCAGCGAGCGCGGTACCTGCGAACAAACAGGAGCTGCAGACCAAGGCCCGCCTCAGCTATCACATTACCATAATACACGGAAACAACACCTCGCATGCTGTTACCGCAGTAATTTGAAAACAGATTGACAGGATTTACAAGTTCTCAGCTTGTCTTGGTTGTGACCTCTGTGACCTCAATCTCCACCGTCAACTTTTGGAGTGAAATCATACGTTGGAAGCTTATTCGCAGTTGTTGCAGACTTTTCCAGGATAATCtggtattatatataataatgaaaTTGAATTTCTTTACACTacatcaaaatgaaaacaaaaaaatatatatatatatatttatatatagtgtGATTCTATAATTGACCCTACTTGCTCCTTCACACAGAGCTGACAAATCCCTCAggccttgtgtgtgtatgtcaccCTGTTGGATTATATAAAAACGTATTTTGAAGATACTGTGAACAGATCAACTGCAATATTGTGAATTAGTGTCATCTAATAGATATGTGCCGTCTATGCAAAGTGTTACGTTGAAATGCCATCAGTAAAAACATATGGATACAAAAGGAACCACTGACACAATGTCGAGTTACATTTAAGGATCAAAtactaaaatgtaaaagtttttGTTGATGATGCAGTTTAAGATAATTAATTCTAAGTGGTTTAACAACATTATTCATATTGTATTCCAATAATAAAATCTAGAGTGCAGTTTATGAACTCTTTCAGGAATAAAGATTTAGAAACAACAAACTATCAACAACCTGTTTGACATGCCATTTATATgtcaatattttaaatgaattgccAAGACCCATTGCTTTTACCTTTACAAATATTCGCAAATCAATTggatttctttctgtcttttttttattgactgaCTTTAAATGTTGGTTTAACAATAACCATTAAAACATCAggcatttgtttaaaaatgcataCCGCTTCATTTTGTTCTGATTCATAAAAGCAGAAGATGATAATTCCCATTGATTTAGACGGTGCTGAAGCCTCAGAGACTCCTCACACACTGAGcgcctctgctgctggaggtgaaACATTTGTTTAGAGGGACACACTGCCACCCAGTGTTACAGGCTGAGAGGCAGGAAGAGATCAACTATTACTAGTGTGTCCACTTAGCTCTGCACTCCTGTCCCATGTTAACTTGGTCCAGAGAACCACAATAACAGTCGGTCTGCCACCCTGTCTTTTATTCTAGAATGGTGATTATTTCCATCCATTACAGTCCGATTATCCAGAGCGCAAAAAGGATTTGATTGTACATAATTCACATGATCATGTTGTGTAAATACTGCAGCGCCTCTTAAATCCAGCTAAATCAAAAGAAATGTACAGTTGGGGACAGTTTACAGACAATCTCTCCACCCACGTTCCTATTTGAGTgcaaaaacataaaagaaacaaaatcccAAAAGAACAGTTAGAAGTTAAAGACGATTTATTTTCATAgccctgctgttttttttctaaaatattcAATAGACTTCACAATATCATCATTATCATGTTAGTAGAGTGACAGCATGTTTTGAGATATATGCCTATTTCATATACGGGATCTGTATACTAAGCTCAATGAAATGAgcttaaaatgtaatattatcCCTAAGCATTACTATATTAGCAATAATACAAGctttataaataatatttttttaatgtctgaATGACCTTCAACAAACATCCAACCTGCCTGCCGCCACGGAACCGTGGCGCTTTCAGAGCGTGTCACAGGTGGCAACCGTCTCCTGTGAAGCCCGATTGGCTCCCGTACAGACGTCCAGATTCCTCTACGGGTGGATTCTGACAGACTTTGAAATTGGGCCGTTTCAGTACATCGGTCACAATGTGATTGTTAGAACATGTGAAGTTACACTATGTGGTAAAAGTCACCACACGTATACTACATGTTCTATTTATGTACACATACCCTTTCATGGCACAAACTGCATGAATTATATCTGACTCCATTTGTTCATCAATACTGTTTAACATAATGGTCCGATACATTAACCACAGCTGGATGAAATCTAGAACAAACATCAGTGTTCCTGCTCCCATCGGTTTTCTGATAACATAAACTTAAATCCTTCTCCGATAGAATGAAATCAATGATCTTTTTcagaatgttttacttttagttCAAATTACGCATTTGTCTCTGCTTTAGTTCCTCTATAAACCAGAAACTCACTGCACCACCCCGGTGACTCCCAGCACTCACTTAAACAACCACTTTTCTAACATCTATGGGCTTCTTCATTGCTCTGCTCTGTTAAACcaaaatattttcactttttgtGTCTCCATTTTACCTAAAATCCTGCtaaaaatacagcaaaaacatccTGGATTTACAGCTATTTGCAAATGTTCCATAAAACATGTGTATGTGACCTGAAGCATGATAATAATTGTAATCTATATTGATTGTATGACGTTATTTGTGTCGTCAAACGTTAAACTGGCTCGTGTAAGCCCTATTCCTACATTTTTAAAGATCAGAGGGGGCAGTGCAGACTGTCAATCGATTCTTTTGTTCACCCAAATCCTCATCAGCATGAGGCTGAGCCTCCATTATCGACCGGgaacgaggaggagggacggagaAATGGACAGACAGAGCATGAAGAGAGATAGTTAGGGATGGGGAGAGATAACAAGGAGGGCAAAGTACCCTGTAGGATTAGCAAAAAGGGTGGATAAAAGGGAGCAAGTGTGACTGCAGATATAGTCGCAtatagagggagaggggggccggggggggctgAAGATGAGGGAATCATGCGCTGTAACTTATCCCCCCAGTTCACCAAAGACACTTTGGCTCATGGAAGCACGGAGGCCAGACTCCAGGTAGCCGCTGGGAACTGAGAGTGCATTTTTTTCACGCCTAAGAGGCTCTTGCTTGTACCTAACTGGCTACACTGGCCACCGGACCTGTGCACTGGTCCCAGCTTGGTGCTTTGTCTGTGCTGTGACTAATCcagggggggggtcctgcaTTTTCTCTCACCCTAATTAAAAGAGGATTAGATGGGATGGAGCTCTGGGCCACTTCAACATGCACAAACCACCATCACTTCACTTTCCCAATATAATCACACTTGCCTGGAATTGCCTGGATTTTCTGTGCACGCCGCCACCTGAACTCCGCGGACGAAGCCGCTACTGAGAATGTAGCTGAGACTAAATGAGGCTTACTCATATGGATTGGTCCATGAAAAAAAGGGCAATGAAGCAAATCCCAAATACACACTGCAAAGCTGGCAAAATAAGATTTACCATATGCCATCATTTTTTAATAACCCCTGCATGTGCTGCCAGGATATATAAAccttgtagtgaatgtgacttcAGCCTATTGATAAAAGAGAGATCTTTATTTTAATCCACTATTCCGTTTTTTCATAATCAGGCCCAGTCTGATGATCAATTGTAATTTAGAGAAACAGCAGTTCATTTAATTGAACAGCAATGTCAGCTGTGATTAGAAAAGACTAAAAAGTGAATTAAACAACCACATCACTGTGACGTGCGGTGACAATTTGTGTCGGTGAGGCAACGactcttctgctccttctgcaaGACTAAAGAATGTCTCcacatatttaaaatacatgaCCAACAGACAGAGGACATATGATAAAAGTGTCTAGGCGCATAACAGGGGTGACAAGCAATAGGAAAGCAAAAGGCACACGCTCAACCCAGCTGAGGCACAGCTCGATGCCGCCTCACCccacctgtctcctctctctttgaACAAGACATGCGCACATTAAACGTTTTTGAATCTAAAAGTGCTTGAAGTCATACAGAAATTATACTTATAGCAGAAGAGAAATATTCATATCTATCCcgtcattatttgttttttagctttcaTGATGGCCTCACCTGCCCGCATGTCCCCTGACATCCTTTGGGGATTAACTGAATAAACCAGATAAATCCCCCTGCAGGATTATGTTACAGAAGGCCTGCTGAGTGCTTGAGGGCAGTATGTGCCCAGCACGCAGACCTGTAGGCAGCttgagcaacccccccccccccaggcagcCACATTGGCACCACACCTGCTACTGACCTCATTTTCAACTTGCAACTTTTTCAACTCAAATTTTGAGTTTTGGATTAATAATGACAGCAAGTACCTCACACAAATGTCATGTCCATTGTCACTCCCAGGACCAGAGTGCTCATTGAGTTGCTGTTACGGTTATTTGTTTTATATCAAAGTTTTTTCTTGTGTTGTCCTCCAACATACAATATGTACAGTACATTACAAAACACGTTTGTTTAACAACCTTTTTATCTTCCCTATTTGTTATGTAGCCCATATAGATTTTATTCAAGTTATGTGAAAAACCGCACAGCCCCCTTTATTCTTTATCTGgtgacatttgattttttttcccctcaacttGCTTAATAAATTTATAGAAAATATGTGGACTGTGTAGAAAAGGTTGCAGGCACCATATGCCCATGTACGCAAGGGCACAAGGGCGACACAATTATTCTGGTATTACTGGAGGGACAATAAACCTCTTGCATGCTGAATTCTACCTCTGAAAGTTAGTTTGGAAAGGTTTTGAACGGGAGCTGCTTTCAGCTGTTTACTTGTTCTGCAAAATGGCCTATAAATAGTCCTCTCAGTTCAGCCAGTTTATGGTGCTGGCCACTTTAGATCCTAGGTGCCACAGAGAAAACGGTCCAACTGCACGCCGACGTTGGGATTTGGGAACTCTTCTTTTGTGAATGGACCTCTGGGGCCTCGACCTCAATCAGGCACATATCGGCTGCAATGTATTTGGTTGGTGATTGGTGATGTTTGGGGAATGTAGCCTCTACACTCTCGAGAcgaaaagtaaaaatacaaatgcaagACCTTTACACGACTTCTTCCCCAAAGACAGACCACTAAGATTAATTTCGTGTGTGAATTTGGTCTTCTATTTTGAAGGCGGAAACGCTCCCTGGAAAACATGCCTCCGCTTTACGCGTCACAGCCCCTACAAGTCACGTGAAGGGGTAGAAGCCGAGCAGCGAGGGCATCGACCTGCTCAGCAGCAGACCGCAGGCACGGGTCCACTGCGGCACACACGGGGCAGCTCGCCTCCACCACTGCACATCCGAACCGCTGTATGTTATGGATACCGACAACGAAGAGGTAGCCATGAAAGAATCCAGGAGACGAGAACGCCAAACAGGTGACGCTCGCATACTTCCTAAATGAGGGGGACTTGGAAATAGAAGAAAATAGCAAACACAGGGTCAGCCGTTGACGTCCGCGCGCCGTAGCTAGGGCTGCCTGACGTTAGCATGTTGAGCTAACAGGCTAAAGTTAGCGGTTGTAAACGTACCGTTCCCCAGCTAGCATGCTggggttgaaaagacgtttaattCTTTCATTTCAACCGAATTTCAACGTTGAATTTACGTCTAGTGGTCACTTGGTAGTGAGTTACAGTAAAGTGAAAGATAACTTGGATATATCGACAGCTTGCGTTGCATCCTTCAATTAAGGTCATGTTGGTTGATGGTGTTGTGAGAATGTTAGTGCACCTATATGGTGACATTTACGGTTTTAAACATGTAACCTGAACAAAAGCTattaatcaatcaataattCTCCAAAGCCCtatatttgtttgttcaaaAGGATAATTTCTCAATATTTGCTTTCGAAAGCGTCTTTCTCAATTATTTCAAACAATCCAAAAGCATTCTAGTTTTCAGATGTCCTAAACATGTACATCAATCGTTGCTGTATAATAGTGTGCACAGAGATCCTCAGCACATGTATTAGTCATTTATTGAGAAAACTATTTCTattgcagaaatatttacattatgttttttaacatacacattttttacttttactttggagGATTCTCtaaatttgtacagtaaaaatattaaattttCTGTACAAGAGTTGTCAGAGAGGTCCTGAACACATACTTCAATCATTGTCTGGAATTATTGATTAAATAGCGTTTATTCAGGTTACCTGTTTAATACCGTAAAAGTCAGCACATAGGTGCACTAAAATTCAAGTGTATACCAAGTTGACCACATAAATCCTGCTGTTGTGACAGCTGGGTTGGACCCTCAGACACGTGGTTAGTGGGAAATGACCGCTGACGCCTGACCAGTTAATGTCATTGGCAGGAATTACTCTGACTTCCAGGCTGGGTTGTGCTTGCGAAGCCACATGGTGATCAGTATTGATTAAGTTGGTGATGTAATGTtggggatgatgatgagcaGCAGCCCACCGACCCAGTCCAATCAAtgactgtttttttcattatttaaagcATGTATCCATTATTCAACGTTACTGTTAGTCGTTCTATGGCATCCTGACTTATAACTCTGTCTGTAGGTCCAATGAATTTACATGATCTTGAAGGTAGGGATCTCATCCATTGACTGGCTGCATGTTGTCCATAGCTGATTGTGAATGAGTGAAATGCTGCAGGCAGGAAGGATGATGTGCTTCTTGTGCTAAATCTAATAAGTGCTAtaaagtagtgtgtgtgtgggtgggttacTAACCATACTCATTTGCAAAAAGCTGGTGTTCACAGATGGATGAATGGGAGAAAATTCCGAGGTCACACCTGAGTGAACATGGTTTTTcttcaaacagctgtttgaatGCGTGTCAAATTAAGTGTATATTGAGATATTCCCACGAACGTATTTGTCTTCTGCCACCTCGCCCCCCAGCATTGGAGAATTCCGACTCTGACATTGGCTTGTGTGGCTGGCTGCTGGTGTCGCTCTCCATTCTCCTCATGCTGGTCACTCTGCCCGTCTCCGTATGGATGTGCATTAAGGTCAGCGAGCGGTTTGTACCGCAAACGCATATCCAATATTATGTGTCCTTATTCAACAGTCTTCTTCTTGCTTTGGTAAAAGTATCCTCAGTGAGCAGGGTGATTGTCGAATTTTCTAATTACATGTTGAATGTCAAATAAGAGAAACAAAGGACTCTTAGATCATACTGCTATTCTGCCCTCTGTACACAGATTGTGAAGGAGTACGAGCGAGCTATTATCTTTCGTCTGGGGCGCATTTTGCGAGGAGGAGCCAAAGGTCCAGGTTAGTCcttctgtatatatattttattgtcaCAGCCCGGCTCTCAGACTGCAACAAAACCGGGAGACGAGCGAGCAAGCTAAGAGGAAACAATCAAACAATGTACCGGGAACAGACAACCAAAACCACAGGGAACCCTGGGatatgggaggaggagggtcgtcatatatatatataattagtatgtgtgtgtgtatgtgtatatatattatatataaaagcTCAATAACAACACTCCAGTAACACGTTCAGACCACCTTTCCTCCTCCCGGCTCCTCTAGCCAACATTATTGAACGTTAAGTCTCGGAGCGCTGCCGTTGCTCGGCAGTAATCTGCTGTGTCGGCGGAGCGGAGGTCTCTGGGGACGGCAGGAAGACAATAACTCTGTATTAAGGTTCATAAAATGGAACTGATTTTACTTTCATGTGGGATAAAAGTGCTCTGCTGGCTCCTGCTGTTTTCAAAACAACCCAAAACATTTGTGCTGGAGGTGGGCTGCGTGTTCAGTCGGATATGAAACACGGAGGTGAGATCCAATCGAAAGCGATCAACTCCAGACACACTTGGAGACGAACGTAGATGACAGGTCTCCCAGTctgcgctccccccccccaccctaatCAGGGACGGGCTCGTCGATGCAGGTTCATCAGCAGACACATGGCATTTTTCCAGCAAATGCTCTGCTGAGATTGTACTGCAGCCCTTTAGTTCTCGTGTGAGGCTTTTTGTCTCACTGCTTGGTTGTATTGAGGTCATTTGACTGACTAAGACAGCCTTGCTTTAATTAACTCTGCAGCTGTTCTTTTAATTGGACAAATATACACACTGATCATCTCTTTTAAAAGGGAACGTCTGTATGCTCCCCTACTGATCATTGCTTGATTGCAGTGTTGGTCTCCAAAGCCAAACCAAATACGGAAATGTCTCAACTTTGAAAGGAAGTTTAGAGGCGTGTTCCCCGTGAAAAACCTTTCATCTTCAGCCGTAAATATCTGATAAGTGTCTgatatttgttatttatgttgTTGCCTGTGAATATTGATTCTGAACTTTAAAATCACATAGTTTTGCTTTTTAACCCCAACAGGCCTTTGGTGTCTGCAGGGAATCCCCAAATCTGTATTGTTTCACGTATCAATGCTCATGTTGTTTGTACACAATCCAAACTCTGATGCCGTTCATATTTTCAATACACAGTTGAATTTCATGAAAGCTTCACTAAGCTCAATAAAAGAGTAAATACTctgagataaataaaaaaacatacttAAGAGTCTCCCGGCACGACGGCCGCTCTGTGAGGTCACACAAGAAACACAATCTTAGTTTGCTActtgaaacaaagaaaaagagaccAATGAAAATGTTCGTTAGTTCGGCATTTGAACCTAAACCTGACAATCCATTCGTAGCATTTGCGACATTTCACTGCAAACCACAAACGTCTACTCGCTGGTTGACATCTTCATCCTTAGAGCCAGGCTGATAAAATGGCTCGACCTTCTCCGCATGGGAAGACTCGCATGCAGGTGGGGGGCCGCTACCACGTTTTCCCACCCATTCCTTTCCTGCCGGTGCAGGCTGACAAAGTCAAATGCAGATTGCAATTCCAAATTAAAACAGGGAAAATATGTGTGCCCAATAATAGGGAGAAGAAGCTCCACCTCCAGTTAGATGTGCTCCCAGTCCACTGAGCCATATTTCTGGTGATACAAATGCATATGTTTCTGTTCAAAGTCTGAGTGATGAAGTCATTCTATTCTCAGCGACGGGACGGTTTTTGAGAGGCGCTGGACTTGTTTAAGtaaaaagcaaaataaactGCAGACTCCCACGAGGAATAATTTGCATGCATCTCATAACTCGCTGTCTTTTCATCTTTTGATTTCTTGTTTTATGGGatctaaaaaaaattaaaaaaaaaaacagtctcctCTCAAACTGCTGAAATGCGACTCCTTGGAGTGCCAAGGGACGCCGTTTATGACAGTGTGCAGCAATAATAGCTCCCCGCCAGCAAACACACctgaggagatggaggaacCAGGAGCCACGGCTGAAATCAGCATTTAGTTCCCTGtaacgcaaccccccccccccccccctacaataCAGCCTCTTCCTGTAAAATTGCCACTTGGAGCACTTTATTTAGCGCAGTGTAAAACGTAAGGAAAGTGTGTTCGCAAAAGAAAATGCGTTGTTTGTGGAACTCTTTGCATCTgtatacaccccccccctctcccaatGAAATCCTGCTTAATTGAAAGCAGGATTTCTCCAGGATGCTTCCACACGGTCTTGTGTGAGCGCGAGCGAGGCCTCTCCTCTCACCTGACAGGAGCCGCCATCGAGGTGAACGCCGGAAACGTTGCGACGGAGACGCCACCGGGAGACAGCTgttgtctccccctcccctcctaaGCAGATGGCTGTGATCTcgccatttaaaaacacaatatccTGACAGGAAGGGCAGCCccgctagttttttttttttttcaaactaatgtGGCATTAATGTTTGCTAAATGATTGCACACCTACCACATGTCTGTCTCGCTGCGGCACATGCCACGTGTCGTCTAATGCACTAATTCAATCAGCGCCACTTGAAACCGGCTCATGAAAGCTGCAAACATCCGCGGCTTTGCCTCGCTGTCAGCGCAGCTGCAGTCTTACAAAGAGAGCTCGACTTGGCCTCCTTCCATTCATCCCGGTGTTTTCAAACATTTGCAGAGACGCCGCCTCATTATTCTGTTTACAGGGGCTTTAGTCCTTGTGAAAAACTATTTGCGTTCTTGTGATTTCCGCAGGGCTGTTCTTCATCTTGCCGTGCACTGACAGCTTCATCAATGTGGACATGCGCACCATCACCTTCGACATCCCCCCCCAGGAGGTACGACACGCACACTTCCAATTACATGCAACAAACACTCTGTCGCATTCACAGGACGTCAAATTAATTTTAATCACTGAAGGATTTCtaccttttctttaaatgtaatgtatttattttcgtGTTTGTAACCCCGTCCCGCTCGCAGGTTTTGACCAAAGACTCGGTGACGGTGAGTGTCGACGGCGTGGTGTACTACCGGGTCCAGAATGCCACTCTGGCCGTGGCTAACATCACTAACGCGGACGCCGCTACCCGGCTGTTGGCCCAGACCACCCTGAGGAACGTCCTGGGCACCAAGAACCTGGCAGAGATCCTGTCTGACCGGGAGGAGATCGCACACAGCATGCAGGTAGAGTCCAGAAGCTGACCTGCTTCCCGAGCTGGGGGGGAGAACCCGTGTGAGTTGGGGGGGGAGAACCCGTGTGAGTTGTGTGACGCCATCCTTTACATCACTGTCAACGCTCTCTCGCACGACCAATCTGTGCGAGTCCAGCGTTCTATCGGCCCAGGTTGAGAAAACAGTCTGTTTCAAAATGATATGTGCAAACCTACAACTTTTTCCCAGTCCAGATACGTCATCTGACCTTTGAGTATCCCCCAACACTGGACAGTTAGAAACAGGAACTGATACTAAACACTGTGACATGGTCTTTATATATGAAATGAACCCATTTCGCCTCCTCAGCCTTGGAGGTGATGTAGACAATTGTGCGGAATTTTGCCGCCGGCTGCAGCGTATTTTGAGAGTTGATTCTGCTTCATGCTGCTAGCTAGTTTATCTCAGGTTAGCTAGAAAGAGGGTGCTTCGGCgtgttgggggagggagggggacatgTAAGAGAGACTCTCACTTGGTCTGATGACGTCGGCAAACCACGGAACAGGttgttttaattcatattgATTGATTACAGGAATCATGAAAACGAGGGGTTGGTAAACATGTCAGACAGCCACATTAACATGTAGAAGCACAATGAAAGTCAAATTTTCGgaatatatatttcttaataTAATATGCCTGAACCCTCCATCGTTTATACTAACAAACTGcgtttaaaatgtaaatctgCTGTAAACTAAGAACCTGAGGTGATCGTGTTCCATGGAGAGCACAGCTGCCTTAGagttcaattatttatttattcattaaagttTTACTTCCAGTTTATGTTGAGCTTCTGTAACTGATATAATATTTATTCCTGATGCTCATGCAGTCAGCTGGTAGTTACATGCAATCTGGGCCCGGATAGAGTTTCAGAAGCCAAAGGCCGAGAGATAAATGCTGACATGACAAAAAGGTATGATTTAAGAGTTGTATTTCAGCC comes from the Gasterosteus aculeatus chromosome 14, fGasAcu3.hap1.1, whole genome shotgun sequence genome and includes:
- the stom gene encoding stomatin isoform X2, whose translation is MDTDNEEVAMKESRRRERQTALENSDSDIGLCGWLLVSLSILLMLVTLPVSVWMCIKIVKEYERAIIFRLGRILRGGAKGPGLFFILPCTDSFINVDMRTITFDIPPQEVLTKDSVTVSVDGVVYYRVQNATLAVANITNADAATRLLAQTTLRNVLGTKNLAEILSDREEIAHSMQSTLDDATDDWGIKVERVEIKDVKLPLQLQRAMAAEAEASREARAKVIAAEGEMNASRALKEASLVIAESPSALQLRYLQTLNTIAAEKNSTIIFPLPLEMMQGFIKH
- the stom gene encoding stomatin isoform X1, with the translated sequence MDTDNEEVAMKESRRRERQTGPMNLHDLEALENSDSDIGLCGWLLVSLSILLMLVTLPVSVWMCIKIVKEYERAIIFRLGRILRGGAKGPGLFFILPCTDSFINVDMRTITFDIPPQEVLTKDSVTVSVDGVVYYRVQNATLAVANITNADAATRLLAQTTLRNVLGTKNLAEILSDREEIAHSMQSTLDDATDDWGIKVERVEIKDVKLPLQLQRAMAAEAEASREARAKVIAAEGEMNASRALKEASLVIAESPSALQLRYLQTLNTIAAEKNSTIIFPLPLEMMQGFIKH